One Paramisgurnus dabryanus chromosome 8, PD_genome_1.1, whole genome shotgun sequence DNA window includes the following coding sequences:
- the LOC135770256 gene encoding odorant receptor 131-2-like, translated as MLNLTENNNLTNTLLYHLKPLNEKPLLVQVLVAILLYVNGLMIFTFLKKEAFLEETRYILFAQTLFVDSFTMLLTYLTLMGYFYQYAVHIIPCCIICTVISVFNFCTPVTLVTMCLERYVAICMPLRHSSISTTKNTLIVLLVIWAVSFVLPLFVLIVFLVYASPAGLQSYVVCSLEVMLQVNWLADTMAAGQQILFIIMFCTVVSAYIKIMIAARSATSENKKSSKSLRTVILHGIQLFLSMLQFITPYIEMPLWKVDFMVFWNVRYADYILFVISPCCLSPLIYGLRDKKFCNALKHYAFCGFAVVNRHKIRHVKTIPLEVN; from the coding sequence ATGCTGAACTTAACAGAAAACAACAATCTGACCAACACTTTGTTGTATcatttaaaaccattaaatgAAAAGCCTTTGCTGGTGCAGGTTCTGGTGGCAATACTTCTCTATGTAAATGGACTAATGATCTTCACATTCCTGAAGAAAGAAGCCTTCTTGGAAGAAACCCGCTACATTTTATTTGCTCAGACGCTTTTTGTTGACTCTTTTACTATGTTGTTAACTTATTTAACCTTGATGGGATATTTTTATCAATATGCAGTTCACATTATTCCATGTTGTATCATCTGTACAGTTATATCTGTGTTTAATTTTTGTACTCCTGTGACTCTTGTAACGATGTGTTTGGAGCGCTATGTGGCTATATGTATGCCTTTAAGACACTCCAGCATTTCAACaaccaaaaacactttaattGTACTTCTTGTGATATGGGCTGTCAGTTTTGTTTTACCACTGTTTGTACTTATAGTATTTCTTGTCTATGCTTCACCTGCTGGCCTGCAATCATATGTTGTCTGTAGCCTGGAGGTCATGCTTCAGGTAAATTGGCTGGCAGACACAATGGCTGCAGGTCAACAGATATTATTTATCATAATGTTTTGTACTGTTGTCTCAGCTTACATTAAAATTATGATTGCTGCCCGATCAGCCACATCTGAAAACAAAAAGTCATCTAAGAGTCTCAGAACTGTAATTCTCCATGGTATTCAGCTGTTTCTATCTATGCTGCAGTTTATAACTCCTTATATAGAAATGCCTTTATGGAAAGTAGATTTTATGGTGTTTTGGAATGTAAGATACGCAGATTATATTCTGTTTGTGATCTCACCTTGTTGTCTGAGTCCATTAATTTATGGATTAAGAGACAAAAAGTTTTGTAATGCTCTGAAACATTATGCCTTTTGTGGCTTTGCCGTGGTTAATCGGCACAAAATACggcatgttaaaacaatcccaTTAGAGGTGAATTAA